The proteins below come from a single Antennarius striatus isolate MH-2024 chromosome 18, ASM4005453v1, whole genome shotgun sequence genomic window:
- the oprk1 gene encoding kappa-type opioid receptor, giving the protein MESGVVRIYREERCPQGQGQPEDCIPNVTWQPGSSNLSTYSPNITWDADPEPMSPIIPMIVALYSVVFVVGLAGNCLVMYVIVRYTKMKTATNIYIFNLAVADALVTTTVPFQSADYLLNSWPFGKVACKVFISIDYYNMFTSIFTLTMMSVDRYVAVCHPIKALDFRTPLKAKIINLVIWVLSSAAGVPAMVLGSTKTNNETTECTLQFPEPYIYWDTLMKICVFIFAFVAPVIIITVCYTLMVMRLKSVRLLSGSREKDRNLRRITRLVLVVVAVFVVCWTPIHIFIFVKLISGNIPETTTVMAAYFFCVALGYTNSSLNPILYAFLDENFKRCFRDFCCPGARPNGDCQGVSRVRSTLRDHSCPTETRGNMRQARPI; this is encoded by the exons ATGGAGAGCGGAGTGGTGCGCATCTATAGAGAAGAGCGGTGTCCCCAGGGACAGGGACAGCCGGAGGACTGCATCCCAAACGTCACATGGCAACCCGGCTCATCCAACCTGTCGACCTACAGTCCCAACATCACCTGGGACGCGGATCCGGAGCCCATGTCGCCCATCATTCCCATGATAGTCGCGCTGTACTCGGTGGTGTTTGTGGTGGGCTTAGCTGGGAACTGTTTGGTGATGTATGTCATCGTTAG ATACACCAAAATGAAAACAGCCACCAACATCTACATCTTCAACCTGGCTGTGGCCGACGCTCTGGTCACCACCACTGTGCCCTTCCAGAGTGCCGACTACCTGCTGAACTCCTGGCCATTTGGTAAGGTGGCATGCAAAGTCTTCATCTCCATTGACTACTACAACatgttcaccagcatcttcacactGACCATGATGAGCGTGGACCGTTACGTGGCTGTGTGCCATCCCATCAAGGCCCTGGATTTCCGAACACCCCTTAAAGCCAAGATCATCAACTTGGTTATCTGGGTGCTGTCGTCTGCTGCTGGGGTCCCTGCCATGGTGCTTGGCAGCACCAAGACCAATAACG AAACTACAGAGTGTACCCTGCAGTTTCCTGAACCCTACATCTACTGGGACACCCTGATGAAGATCTGTGTCTTCATCTTCGCCTTTGTAGCacctgtcatcatcatcactgtttgCTACACGCTGATGGTCATGCGGCTGAAAAGTGTGCGCCTGCTATCAGGCTCGCGTGAGAAGGACCGCAACCTCCGCCGGATCACTCGTCTGgtactggtggtggtggcggtctTTGTGGTGTGCTGGACGCCCATCCacatcttcatctttgtcaAGTTGATATCAGGAAATATACCTGAGACCACCACTGTCATGGCTGCTTATTTCTTCTGCGTTGCTCTTGGCTACACCAACAGCAGTCTCAACCCCATCCTCTATGCTTTCTTAGATGAGAACTTCAAAAGGTGTTTCAGAGACTTTTGCTGCCCTGGTGCCCGACCCAATGGAGACTGTCAAGGTGTGAGTCGGGTCAGGAGCACCCTGCGGGACCATTCCTGTCCCACAGAAACCAGAGGAAATATGAGGCAGGCCAGGCCCATATGA